The sequence TCCTTATTTTAAAATGATTGACTACTTAAAAATGACATCACAGATGACGCCGCATAAAAAAACGTAAGACATTTAGGTCACATAACAAATATCAGATAACCATTCAGATGGCCGCAGAAACCAGATGAGCTTTTAAATTCTTGTTAGGAAAAATAAACTAAGCCTTAAACGAAATATAAAATATAGTAAGATAAGAACTTGCTTTTTGTCAACCCAAACCAGCAATTCTAATTTTATTCTCGCACAAAGCCTCAAAGACACAAAGGGTCAAAAAACCAAATAAAATTTTTGTGTCTTGGTGTCTTTGTGTGAGTTTTCCAACTGAAAAGATTCATATTTAGAATTGCTGACCCAAACATGAAAATAACAGAAGCTGAAACTCGATCATCAAGTGAAAATATATCCCCCGCCTGGTCCAGGCACAACATCGGCAAGCCTTACCCGGTGGACCCCTAACTCAATGGCTGCCCGGCAGAGTCGTTTTATTGAAGGCATTTTCTCAAGGCCTCCGGGGATCTGCACCGTTTCCCGCACAAGGGGTGAAGCGCATCCGGCGGAAAGCAAACCCACACATGTTCGTGCAGCTTAAACTCAAAAGGATATTTTGGTACCACGGCCTGAAGCATCATCCCCCCAATATCGACCGTGATTTTTATGCCATGGCCGTTGTGTGTCCGGTTGACGATTCGCCCCTTTATTCGATTCAGTTTGCCATTAACAGGGTCTGTTTCCTTTTTCAGCGAAATTTTTTCAGGATGAATGCACAGATTGATATCTTTAAGTTTTTTTTCAAGAATAGGATATTTTTTGACCCTGATCTCAACCGACCGCTCAACGCCCTCATTACAAAGGCGTACTACTGCTTCGCGAGGATTAATTTGAACGACCGAGACGTTCAAAATATTGTTTGCCCCTACAAAATGAGCGACAAACTCGGTTTTGGGATGAGAAAACAATTCATCCGGGTCCTCTCCCTGCTCTATCTTTCCATGATGGAGTACCGAAACACGGTTGCCCAATGAAACAGCCTCTTCCTGATTATGGGTTACATAGAGTGTGGTTATTCCCATTTCCTGCTGAATACTTTTCAGCTCCTCCCCTATTCTTTCCTTGGTAAGGGGATCCAGGCTGCTCATCGGTTCATCCATTAAAAGTATTTCCGGTTCGGTAACCAGGGTCCTGGCCAAAGCCACGCGTTGTTTTTGTCCCCCGCTTAACTGGTGGGGGAACTTATCTTTTTCTTTTTCAATATTTATTCTGCTTAAATAATGCCCGACTCTTTTTTCAATACTGCTTTTTTTAATTCTTTTGATCCTGAGACCGTAAGCGATATTTTCAAAAACGGTGAGGTGGGGAAACAGGGCGTAGTCCTGAAAAACAAAGCCGATTCTTCTTTTATCCGGCGAAAGGCTGCTTACGTTTTTATTTTCGATCAAAACATCACCCTTATCCTGTCTGGCTAAACCGGCTATTATGGAAAGCACGGTGGTTTTGCCGCTGCCGCTGGGTCCCAGCAGAACATGAGATTCTCCCCTACTGACCTGCAAGTTCAGGTTCTCCAGCACGGTTTGATCTTTATATGTTTTCAGAATCTCTTTAAGTTCAATTTTCATAGGACATCCCTTCTTCTGGCCCTTGATTTAAATATCAACAGCAAGGTAAAAGAAAACACAGTTAAAAGCAGGGCAATGGCAATTGAGGCCTTCAGTTCGCCCGACATGGCATTCTGATAGATGGCGACCGTCATGGTTTCCGTTTTAAACGGGATGCAGCCGGCAACCATGGAAGTGGCGCCAAATTCCCCCAGAGCCCTTGCCCAGGTCATGACCATTCCCGCATAAATGCCGTTTTTAGCCAGGGGGAGCATGACTTTTCTGAAGGTATAGAACTTTGACGCACCAAGCACCCAGGAAGCATGGGTTACATTTTTATTGATAGACTCAAACGCCTCCCGGGCGGATTTGATCAAGAAGGGGCTTGAGACAAAAAGCTGGGCAACGATGATTCCTTTTTTTGAAAAAATTATCTCAATACCATGATGGGAGAGCATGCCGCCCAGTGGACTGCTTCCACCCAACAGAATCAGCAGGGCCAGGCCGGCAACCAGGGGCGGAACGGCAATGGGAAGATCAACCAGTGTATCGAGTACATCCTTGCCTTTAAAATCCTTCATTGCCAATACATAGGCCACCGGGATGCCTAAACAGCATGCCAGCAAAACCACGATCACCGATGTTTGAAAACTGATAATGACCGCCGACAAAACGCCTGAAGACCTGAACTGGTTTGCCAATTCCGCCACCGAGGTCGTGGTGAACAGGGCAACCATAGGAAACACAACCAGGCATACGAAGAGCCCTGCAATGAGCGAAATGATCAAATCAAACGAAAGCGCCTTCATTCAATGTACCTTGAACCCATGTTCTTTAAAGATTTCTTTGCCTTCAGAACTTAAAAGATAATTGACATATGCCGTTGCCGCCTGGTTATGTTCCGCCATCCGGCAAACCGGAATCATATTGATAATATTATCTTCTTCGGGAATGTAAACAATTCTTACCTTTCCGGACTGGACTGCATCGGCTTTCCAGACGATGGCGGCATCGGCGTTACGTCCTTCGATCCATAATACCAACTGCTTTACGGTAACCGCCCTGGCCCTGACACGCATCGCAGATTCATCAAGCCCTGTCTTTTTGAATATTTTAGTAGAGATGCCACCGATGGCACAGGCCTTGGCATCGCCCAATACGATTTTGTTGTCTGGGTTCGAAAAATCATTAAGACAAGTCACATTGCTGTTTTCTTCAGGGGTGATGATTACCGGCGTGTGAAAGGCAAGTGGGGTATAATTGTCGACGTATCCTTTTTCCTTTAAAATCTTTGCCCATTTATCACTTCCCGGAATAAAGACGTCAGGGGTTTGCCCAACCAATACCTTATTGCCCAGCCTTCCGCTTCCTTCAAAATCGTACAGGACCTTTATCCCATGCAGGCTCCCGAATTTTTTTCCGATGTCATTCAACGGCAGTCGCATCCCTGCTCCGGCAAAGACAAGGATCTCTCTGGATTCGGTTTGGGAAAAAACAGGGGAAGATATAAGGCAAATCCAAATACATAACACCAAAATTTTAGATTTTCCGCAATGTTTCAATCTCTTCATGAGAACTCCTTTTTTAGACCGTCCATCTGAATAAATTTTCGTCAAACCCTGTTCCTATCTGACTAATCTCTCAAGCTATCAAGAAACATGCCACAAGGGCATTCTCAAAAATATAATCTTATAACAATTTCAAATAATTAGTTGAAATATCATCTAATGTTTTTAGATATTTCTTGTATTTATCATACAAATTTGTAAAGCAAGGGCAGCAATACTACAAAATTGTATAAATATGACCGTTTTTTAGACGAATGGCAGCCGTGGTTGTTTTGAAGTATGTATTGAAAATATTTTTTTTTGAATATAAGTTTTCAATGTATTTCATCGCCAAGCTTTTTATTAGAAAAACTTGAAACCTATAGGAGCGATCCAACATGAAAATTCACCCACTCGCCGGAGAAGCAGCACCGAAATCCGTGCTGGCCAACATTCCAAGGCTCGTTTCATCCTACTACACCCATCAACCGGACGTTTCTAAGCCGACCCAGCAAGTTGTTTTCGGAACATCAGGGCACCGGGGCTCGTCACTGAAAAACAGTTTCAACCAAGACCACATTCTGGCTATCAGCCAGGCCCTGTGCGAATATCGAACATCCCAACATATTGATGGGCCGCTTTTCATGGGTATGGATACCCATGCCCTCTCAGAACCGGCCCTGGCCAGTGCACTCGAAGTCTTTGCCGCTGCCGGTGTGACCGTCATGATTCCCAAGGGGCTGGGCTATACGCCCACACCGGTCATTTCGCATGCCATCTTGACCTTCAATCAAAACAGACAGCGAGGCCTGGCCGACGGTGTGGTCATCACCCCCTCCCATAATCCCCCTGAAGATGGCGGGTTCAAATACAATCCTCCCCATGGCGGGCCGGCGGGCAATGAGATCACCCAGCGCATTGCTGACAGGGCTAACGAAATCCTGGAAAATGGTCCGGATCAGGTCAGACGAATGCTTTTTGAAAACGCGCTCAAAGCCGATACGACCCACGAATATGATTACATACCCCCCTATGTGGCGGATCTTGCCAACGTGGTCGACATGGAGGTGATCGCCGAATCCGGGCTCAAGCTTGGTGTGGATCCTTTAGGAGGGGCCGCCGTACACTACTGGGCACCCATTGCCGAACGCTACGGGCTTTCCCTTGAGATCATCAACCCGTTCGTGGATCCTACCTTTGCGTTCATGCCCCTGGACAAAGACGGTAAAATCCGCATGGACTGTTCTTCACCCTTTGCCATGCAAGGGCTGATCAAACTCAAAGACAAATTTGACATTGCTTTTGGCAATGATGCGGATGTCGATCGCCACGGGATTGTCACCAAAAGCGCAGGCTTGCTCAATCCCAATCATTATCTATCTGTGGCGATATGGTACCTGTTTCAAAACAGACCGGACTGGCCTCAATCGGCCGCCGTGGGTAAAACACTGGTATCCACCTCGATGATCGACCGGGTGACGGCGCATCTTGGGAGAACGTTGTCTGAAGTGCCCGTGGGCTTTAAATGGTTCGTGGATGGACTGATGAGTGCCGACATCGGTTTCGGCGGCGAAGAAAGCGCCGGGGCGTCGTTCCTGCGCCGGAACGGCTCGGTGTGGACCACGGATAAAGACGGCATTATCATGGATCTTTTAGCCGCTGAAATCATGGCCAAAACCGGCAAAAATCCGGGTGAAATATACACGTCGCTCGAGGAACAATTTGGTACGTGTGTTTATGAGCGTATCGATGCCCCGGCAACTGCCGAACAAAAGGCGGTTTTAACAAAACTCTCCCCTGAAACAATTACCGCCAAGGAACTGGCCGGAGAGCCGATCCTCGCCAAACATACCCGCGCACCGGGCAATCAAGCCCCTTTGGGGGGGCTAAAAGTGGTCACGGAAAACGGCTGGTTCGCCGCCCGACCATCCGGCACCGAAGAGATTTATAAAATTTACACCGAAAGTTTCAAAGACAAGGCGCATCTGCAGCGTATTCAACAAGAGGCTCAAACCATTGTCAGTGCTGCATTTCAAGTGGCAGGTGTTTAGAAAGGCGTTAAGACCAATGCGAAAATCGGGGACTGTCCCCGATTTTTATTCCAGAGTGCTGAACCGACGAAATGGGTCAGGCAATCTGGGAGATGGACTCAAGAACGTGGGAAAAACGTTTTCCGTTCCTGGAGTTGGTTTTGTAGAATTCAAGGCAGCGCCGAACCAGGTCCAGCACTTCGCCGTGGGAAAGGATGCCCGGCACTTCCATACCTAAACGCGGATGGCGGCCCAGACGGCCGCCCAGGAGGACCCGGTAGCCGGTCTCGCCGGTGCCCAGGGTGCCGGTAGGGCAGGCCCGTATGCATTTGCCGCAGGAAAGGCAGGCTTCGATGTTTATTTCAGGACCTTTGTCATTCAGGGTTACAGCCTGCTCCGGGCAGGCATCCACGCAGGCTTCACATTGTGAACAGGGTTCGTCGGTGATCCCGGGAAAGGCGGCTCCGATAATGCCGATATCCGCAATCTGAGGGCGAGAGCATGCGTTGGGGCAGTCTGAAATCGAAACCCGGAACTCGTGATGAAACTTGAGACCCCCCTTTACGTTGGATTTCAGAAAAGCCAGGATATTCGCCTTTTCCATCAGGGCTTCGATATCTTTGACCAGTTGACCCGTGGACGGGGCCACGGAATTGGGACAGCCCTCCCCTCCAAAGCAGGCGGAAACATCATAGCCTTTGATCTCCTTTTCCATGCCCCCCTTGGAAAGGAACTTTTTTTTCAAGGCCTGAACATCTTTCAGGGTGACCCGGTCCCCGCCTTTGTCCGACACAAAGGTTTCCACCCGGTTGCGGACCTTTTTCCGGACAA comes from uncultured Desulfobacter sp. and encodes:
- a CDS encoding ABC transporter ATP-binding protein → MKIELKEILKTYKDQTVLENLNLQVSRGESHVLLGPSGSGKTTVLSIIAGLARQDKGDVLIENKNVSSLSPDKRRIGFVFQDYALFPHLTVFENIAYGLRIKRIKKSSIEKRVGHYLSRINIEKEKDKFPHQLSGGQKQRVALARTLVTEPEILLMDEPMSSLDPLTKERIGEELKSIQQEMGITTLYVTHNQEEAVSLGNRVSVLHHGKIEQGEDPDELFSHPKTEFVAHFVGANNILNVSVVQINPREAVVRLCNEGVERSVEIRVKKYPILEKKLKDINLCIHPEKISLKKETDPVNGKLNRIKGRIVNRTHNGHGIKITVDIGGMMLQAVVPKYPFEFKLHEHVWVCFPPDALHPLCGKRCRSPEALRKCLQ
- a CDS encoding ABC transporter permease, which encodes MKALSFDLIISLIAGLFVCLVVFPMVALFTTTSVAELANQFRSSGVLSAVIISFQTSVIVVLLACCLGIPVAYVLAMKDFKGKDVLDTLVDLPIAVPPLVAGLALLILLGGSSPLGGMLSHHGIEIIFSKKGIIVAQLFVSSPFLIKSAREAFESINKNVTHASWVLGASKFYTFRKVMLPLAKNGIYAGMVMTWARALGEFGATSMVAGCIPFKTETMTVAIYQNAMSGELKASIAIALLLTVFSFTLLLIFKSRARRRDVL
- the modA gene encoding molybdate ABC transporter substrate-binding protein, whose translation is MKRLKHCGKSKILVLCIWICLISSPVFSQTESREILVFAGAGMRLPLNDIGKKFGSLHGIKVLYDFEGSGRLGNKVLVGQTPDVFIPGSDKWAKILKEKGYVDNYTPLAFHTPVIITPEENSNVTCLNDFSNPDNKIVLGDAKACAIGGISTKIFKKTGLDESAMRVRARAVTVKQLVLWIEGRNADAAIVWKADAVQSGKVRIVYIPEEDNIINMIPVCRMAEHNQAATAYVNYLLSSEGKEIFKEHGFKVH
- the pgm gene encoding phosphoglucomutase (alpha-D-glucose-1,6-bisphosphate-dependent): MKIHPLAGEAAPKSVLANIPRLVSSYYTHQPDVSKPTQQVVFGTSGHRGSSLKNSFNQDHILAISQALCEYRTSQHIDGPLFMGMDTHALSEPALASALEVFAAAGVTVMIPKGLGYTPTPVISHAILTFNQNRQRGLADGVVITPSHNPPEDGGFKYNPPHGGPAGNEITQRIADRANEILENGPDQVRRMLFENALKADTTHEYDYIPPYVADLANVVDMEVIAESGLKLGVDPLGGAAVHYWAPIAERYGLSLEIINPFVDPTFAFMPLDKDGKIRMDCSSPFAMQGLIKLKDKFDIAFGNDADVDRHGIVTKSAGLLNPNHYLSVAIWYLFQNRPDWPQSAAVGKTLVSTSMIDRVTAHLGRTLSEVPVGFKWFVDGLMSADIGFGGEESAGASFLRRNGSVWTTDKDGIIMDLLAAEIMAKTGKNPGEIYTSLEEQFGTCVYERIDAPATAEQKAVLTKLSPETITAKELAGEPILAKHTRAPGNQAPLGGLKVVTENGWFAARPSGTEEIYKIYTESFKDKAHLQRIQQEAQTIVSAAFQVAGV
- a CDS encoding 4Fe-4S dicluster domain-containing protein, giving the protein MIWEKEADAAIKKVPFFVRKKVRNRVETFVSDKGGDRVTLKDVQALKKKFLSKGGMEKEIKGYDVSACFGGEGCPNSVAPSTGQLVKDIEALMEKANILAFLKSNVKGGLKFHHEFRVSISDCPNACSRPQIADIGIIGAAFPGITDEPCSQCEACVDACPEQAVTLNDKGPEINIEACLSCGKCIRACPTGTLGTGETGYRVLLGGRLGRHPRLGMEVPGILSHGEVLDLVRRCLEFYKTNSRNGKRFSHVLESISQIA